From a single Anoplolepis gracilipes chromosome 3, ASM4749672v1, whole genome shotgun sequence genomic region:
- the LOC140664114 gene encoding ionotropic receptor 75a-like — MDTRAVRMFPIVLCILALSFNGMIVFSRQIDDVILNFINDTMPILFSPSRISLHLCISSDDTIKLSRKLSSLHLMHGIHNVIPDFDQKIYDDLEHQNLYVLDLDCNYATEMLRQVDMNRMFVAPMKWLFLQDRRTLIDNDDANITFTYDDSILEIFKDLAVYPDSDVVLAKRFDDDFLQLISIYRPSSQRGVIWEDRGNWTVENKIRLRTFDVASARRRNLQQTTLKSVVVMTNPDTINHLTDYKNKIIDPLSKANYIWIVHLINRMNATINFTYVNDWGQNYGNGSFGGMTGLLARREVDIPGTCMLIVEDRMHVIKYIHLQTRVRFRFVFRQPLLSSVKNIFTLPFERNVWIAIAVFLVLVFCLLYAAMKWEYYRNTMKKSSATWKQTNIGQPTFGDDLLVLLGAFAQQGYSYEPFRVSARIITLMLLVASLSLYAAYTANIVALLQSPSDSIKTLSDLLNSPLTLGAEDIQYAHYMFKTFQDPTRKAIYEERIEPKGRKSNWISMEEGVRRIKNETFAFHAMDTKIYHIMQETYQEDEKCGITDINYIHMVENHLPLPKQSPYLEIIKIGALRLQEYGLKQRDEYRLLTNKPKCMNQGSFISIGFTECHFVIVTFAYGLLLSLIIFTLELLWCKIRNKNTIKETVPTTIEKKDFEITEYID, encoded by the exons ATGACACGATTAAATTATCTAGAAAACTGTCGAGTCTTCACTTGATGCACGGCATCCACAATGTCATTCCCGATTTCGACCAGAAAATTTATGATGACTTGGAACATCAGAATCTGTACGTGTTGGATTTGGACTGCAATTACGCTACTGAAATGTTACGTCag GTGGATATGAATCGAATGTTCGTTGCACCGATGAAATGGCTGTTCCTTCAAGATCGAAGAACGCTAATCGATAATGATGATGCCAATATAACTTTTACATATGATGATTCAATTTTGGagattttcaaagatttagCCGTCTATCCTGACAGCGATGTGGTTCTCGCAAAAAGATTCGACGATGATTTTCTTCAACTAATTTCCATATATCGGCCGAGTTCTCAACGAGGAGTGATATGGGAAGATCGCGGTAATTGGACAGTCGAGAATAAAATACGACTGAGGACTTTTGACGTGGCTTCGGCACGAAGAAGAAATCTTCAACAAACAACTCTAAAATCTGTTGTCGTg ATGACGAATCCTGATACTATCAATCATTTGACtgattataagaataaaattatagatccGCTTTCGAAGGCTAATTATATCTGGATAGTCCACCTAATAAATCGGATGAATGCAAC GATAAATTTCACATATGTGAATGACTGGGGACAAAACTACGGAAATGGATCTTTCGGCGGAATGACTGGGCTACTGGCTCGACGTGAGGTCGACATCCCAGGCACTTGCATGTTAATTGTAGAAGATCGcatgcatgtaataaaatatatccacCTACAAACACGTGTTAG atTTAGATTTGTATTTCGACAACCATTATTATCAAGCGTGAAAAATATCTTCACATTACCGTTTGAAAGAAATGTTTGGATAGCCATCGCCGTATTCCTTGTTCTCGTCTTCTGCTTATTATATGCAGCTATGAAATGGGAATATTATCGAAACACAATGAAAAAATCATCAGCCACTTGGAAACAAACAAATATTGGTCAGCCAACATTCGGGGATGACCTTCTAGTTCTTTTAGGAGCGTTTGCTCAACaag gATATTCATACGAGCCGTTCAGAGTTTCAGCTCGAATCATCACTCTCATGTTACTGGTAGCTTCGCTAAGTCTTTATGCGGCTTACACAGCGAATATTGTAGCTCTTTTACAGTCCCCTTCAGACTCTATAAAAACCCTCTCTGATCTCTTGAATAGTCCGTTAACTCTCGGTGCAGAAGATATCCAATATGCTCATTATATGTTCAAG ACTTTTCAAGACCCCACTAGGAAAGCGATCTATGAAGAGAGAATAGAGCCGAAAGGACGCAAGTCTAATTGGATTTCCATGGAAGAAGGTGTAAgacgaataaaaaatgaaacttttgCATTTCACGCTATGGATACTAAGATATATCATATCATGCAAGAAACATATCAGGAAGATGAAAAGTGCGGTATAActgatatcaattatatacacatggTAGAAAATCATCTGCCATTACCAAAACAATCGCCCTAtttagagataataaaaattgg agCTTTGAGATTACAAGAATACGGACTTAAACAACGTGACGAATATcgattattaacaaataagcCAAAGTGCATGAATCAGGGCAGCTTCATCAGTATCGGTTTTACAGAATGCCATTTTGTAATAGTTACATTTGCTTACGGATTATTGCTTAGCCTAATCATATTTACACTCGAGTTGCTGTGGTGTAAAAT tcGAAATAAGAATACAATCAAAGAAACGGTTCCAActacaatagaaaaaaaagatttcgaaATAACCGAATATATTGACTAG